The window GCTTATTTGCCCCATTTAACAGATAacttttttcatacaaaattcaaaatagaCCACAACGATTTATACACATTTCATGATTCTGATGTAATTGCCGGAGAGATCACTGTCAGTCAGACcgatgataattttatattttctgatGGTGTTGATGGCAAAATTAAACTACTTGATAGTCCAAATAAAGAATTGGATATCTTGGGAGCAATTGCAAATGGCGATATAAAGGAAGAATTGAAAGAGCCTGTTTTGAATGGTCATTATGAACCAAACATTACTAGTACAGAAAACAAGATAGTTGATAGTAAGGCTATAAATACCAAAGTTAAAAAGCATCAAAGTCAAATCAATTGTGCGAATCAACCCAAAATCACTGCAATTAGACGTCCAAGTGTTCATAGCCCAAAGGCTCCTACAACATCACAGACTGGTAAAGTCAGTATTACTAACAGTAATATAAGTAATGAAAAGACAACTTCAGTGGGTAAGGGAGGGCCGGAGACATTTCTTGATGTATTCAAGCGAGAACAATGTTTTACTGAATGCCAAAGGGGAGCTGTTAAGACTGAACCTGTTGTTGCACCTGTTAAACCTGCACCCGCTCCCAAGAAGCCATCAACAGGTTTGTTTTTACAccaattgttaaataataaatattactttatactCAATTATAGactatacaaatttattttgtattgtcaatagttattattaaactatagtatagataaagtttttctataatattgacTTATTTTGTATAGACCCTCGTTATTGATTATTGATAGagtaatatattgaattctGATTTGATTTTGGTTGTAAtctaattacattatttgtaatgaaCATGCAgacaaaaaagtatttttacatagttttaaatatataggtagTTCATATTCAATAATCttctgtgttttttattattatattcaaaagaaaCCCTCACATTTCCTTAGGAATATAACtctttattagtatttatacaaaaaaaggtAGAAGTTATAAGTTGTTTTGTTACAATAAGtttacaaattgttttaattaaaaaaattaaacctctgatctattaaatatttaagtagaaTCATtacatttcatcaaaaaaatattctatcaaTCTCTTCCAGTTAAACCAACCCAGGCAAAAGTGAAAAAGGGCAGAGGGCCGATAATGCATGAGGCCTTACAACGGATACCAACTGAGTGCAAAGCATTAGTATTGCCTATTAAAACTTGGCACGCACCTGACGAGGAGTTGTTTCAATGTGGACCATTGGACGCACAGAAATGGAACCCATTCAAACAACTAGAGAGTAGCAGCAGTGATGATGACAATATGCCCGATTTTGGtacatgattttattgtgatgtagttagttacaaatataaatggtatttaattttttttattaactaaaatatatataaaaatgtgtatatgtataacatgttattaattaaatgcatttaaagtAAATGCAGCTTAAACAATGATTACATTAAGAATGTaagtgtttattgttttacgaagcatttaaatattaacttttaaccTCTTGCAAATGTAGTATTACACATCAGTAATTCAAAGTTTGATGAAGGAATATGTTTTTGAACACATAAGAAATTATgcttaatgttttgttttttattattaaattgtatgtatgtaaagtTAACTATGTTTACCGTAAGGTTGTAAAAACTTTTACTCTTACTTTTACTTTACTCAAGAAATTGCAAACTGTGGATTAATTGTGATAACTTCTAATTGCAATTCAACCCATTAGTTTTCATTTTTCGTTACGTAACGTAACGTTCGTTAGGTTAATAATACGAATATATCGCAGTTATATCGTCACTATTATGGGGAGAATTTGCGTTTCCCAAATATTCGTGAGGTTTAGCTGGCGAGTCGACGACCCCCCGCTTTGCAGGTCTCTTATAAATCCCACCTTACCTATATTATTTTGcctattttacaatttaacaattttacatgTACTTATTGCAATCTACAGACAATATTTCGATAGATTGTGTTGTCGcggaaatatacatataaacacaaaacacaaGAATATATTGTCCTCTAACAAAatgtaaagaatataatatctattggtgcttaaaattttactatgaCATATCCATACATTCAAATACGtcatatttttgattatatttattcagttaagtttttttatttgtttaatattattatattaaccaaAAAAGTATCTTCTATAGTTTAAGTATGCATAACTTTAATCAACACATTACACCACATTTACagtccaaataaaaaaattaaattaagcattgaataataaaacacaatacgAAAGTTTAGAAAGTTGTGGGGGCTTTCAGTctcaaaatattcataataatagatGAATTTTGTCTGGAGAAGAATGATGCCTATTCTGTCTTATAAagtcagtaaaataaaaatagccgaggagtttgtttctttgaacttGCTTATCTCCGGAACTactaaaccaataaaaaaaatgtgattgtTGGATAGAAATCTGAGTGCTAAAGTAGCATGTGAGGGTGCATGGTGCATAACATGAATAGCTAGCTGCCTCCCCAGCTAGCTATTCATAACATTCTCGAAATAGGGGTTAAAAGGCTGCAATTACAGTTAAATgctcaaatattaatatgaaatatgtttttagaaTCTGCCTCTGGACCTGTATGTGTAGAAGAGAGCGCAGCAGAATCACGTAGCGCCAGACTAGAGTTACGAAGGGCTGCAATGAGGAGGCACGTCATGAGGACTGCGACGAGCATGCACTTGACTAAGAAACATAATGAGCAAAAAGCTTTAGCAACCCTTATAAAGGTAACTTGTCTTAGTTTGGAAGATGAAGGTTATTTATGGTAACTCTGCCTGCAGTTTCAtatttgttgataaataaacataaaatatattactgtaACATTGtggtatttatatgaatatgttaaaatatttgtaatagaaATACGTAATTTGTAATggctttattaataaagccAGAGCcattatgtaatgttttttttttattacagaaacAACTGAATGGAAAAAGTTCTTGCCGTCTTCCACAACAAACTGTTAATCATTTATTGGCAATGCGCGGTATGTCTTCAACATTATCATTACAAGAGCGCAGAATACTGAGGCAAGTATAGCTTGACACcatatcataaatacatattatattatgcaacCAAATAAGAATTACaatttgtatgtgtatatgtcaagtttaaagtttatttaaaaatcaaattatcaaatttaaatacaaacagtATTGCTTAACTTCGATTTTTGATTGGTTTGAATTAATTGCTATATCATCACAATATGCCGCCAACCCGATTTCATTTTTAGTCATATTGCAATAGTGATAACTTCCTTTGTCCCTATCCAAAAACTGTCAAAATTCAAGaactatcaaaatttaaatggtacTTGATATGTTTCTCTATAGTACTTGACATGTTTTtctaagttataaaaaatataattcttcaaatttgtaatgtattttgtCGTTTCTCCTTTGGAAATTGGCTGTCTGATGGacaatactattttaatacacatccacgagtaaatttttatcattgtcagcattaaaaaaaaaaaaagtaaataaacaattggaCCGCAGAGCGAGCGGGTGGTCAGGCGGCGAGAGCGGCAAGCTCGACGCGAACGCGTCCAGCATGTGCGCGGAGGAGAAGTGCAGCGAGACGCCGCTGCCGTGCGGCCGCTACTGCCTCGCGCACGTGACGCTCGCGCCCGAGCAGCGGCTGTACGCGGCGTGCGCGGCCGTGTTCGCCGGCGGCGAGCGCTGCAAGCAGCCGCTGCTGCCGCTGCACGAGCAGACGCCGCTGTGCCCGGAGCACGCGTGGAAGCGGGTTTGTGCACAATTGCTTCTATCGAACTGATATCTTCGTTACGGAACCCCCGTTAGGACGCCACTCTCTCTGGCTTCCCTTGGCTGGGCAGGCTCCTCCTCTCTTACTCTTACCCATAGCGCTAATCGTATTTAGGACAGATATGTTCGAGCTGTCACTTTGGTCGAGCGTTCCGAGTCGCACACTTTTTTTTCACTTCGCGTCTAGTATGTGCCCGGAGGAGTAAAGTGTACATATGTGAACCcataaaatacgtaaaaagataattaactACTATTCAAGTAGCAATATTTCTGTATTCGATTAGTTCGTGTCTAACCAAAAGTGGgctagataaaaaaaaatgtcaatttttttacCCCTTCCACCGCAGGACAACTACGAGCTGCTGAACCGCGAGGGCCGGCCGCAGAAGGCGGTGCGCAAGCGCGTGTGGGCGAGCAGCCGGGCCGCGcggccgccgcgcccgccgcgcaaGCCCAAGCGCCGCCGCAGGCTCGTGCCCAAGCGCCCGCCCGTGCACACGCAAAGCCTCTCAGGTATACACTAGcggcccgccccggcttcgcccgtgttacaAATAGGTACAACATGTGTACGTTAAAGACACCAGTTAATAGTCACCTTCTAGGTAGACGTGTCTTACCAACATGGACCGCGTTTCCGCTTCCCATCAGGACGGACCGCAGTCAAACGTATGTCtattccataaataaaaaacaaactggTATTACAACAAAGATACATTTATTCACTTGTGTGTGGGATTCGAGCAAGCTTCGGGACGAAGCCAGCCATTTTCGGCCGGCCCGCAGCGGGGAAGGTACAACACC is drawn from Zerene cesonia ecotype Mississippi chromosome 8, Zerene_cesonia_1.1, whole genome shotgun sequence and contains these coding sequences:
- the LOC119828819 gene encoding INO80 complex subunit D-like; protein product: MSYLSASENVGFSGIPQNISDASCATQYKMAVESVPGSCNSEVNMFIHDSSGDEQAYLPHLTDNFFHTKFKIDHNDLYTFHDSDVIAGEITVSQTDDNFIFSDGVDGKIKLLDSPNKELDILGAIANGDIKEELKEPVLNGHYEPNITSTENKIVDSKAINTKVKKHQSQINCANQPKITAIRRPSVHSPKAPTTSQTGKVSITNSNISNEKTTSVGKGGPETFLDVFKREQCFTECQRGAVKTEPVVAPVKPAPAPKKPSTVKPTQAKVKKGRGPIMHEALQRIPTECKALVLPIKTWHAPDEELFQCGPLDAQKWNPFKQLESSSSDDDNMPDFESASGPVCVEESAAESRSARLELRRAAMRRHVMRTATSMHLTKKHNEQKALATLIKKQLNGKSSCRLPQQTVNHLLAMRGMSSTLSLQERRILRASGWSGGESGKLDANASSMCAEEKCSETPLPCGRYCLAHVTLAPEQRLYAACAAVFAGGERCKQPLLPLHEQTPLCPEHAWKRDNYELLNREGRPQKAVRKRVWASSRAARPPRPPRKPKRRRRLVPKRPPVHTQSLSEINACSNSSYDSSEDTGVGGLSESEYMTNNSGELEVGHVPPDDILDPSVLSQIPDEAFTEFFNQAEGGSTFAESSELAAALEAVLDERALDMPECVFSQSPRNKMQVTAVSMEPSSAPS